The following are encoded together in the Corticium candelabrum chromosome 1, ooCorCand1.1, whole genome shotgun sequence genome:
- the LOC134178182 gene encoding uncharacterized protein LOC134178182: MASSSFFPAHAGTKDLVEKYKGLIEKEMSTQGGLTVIEVFTSVEALVRLADNMLKHDTATQESTRFTIKKDTVRGSFVSVLRDLDAIDAGSEMVVSLTPHGAAIARFFCQAIVTFPQFLHITRHMTSLGSHLTANQAHSVTVPHSESLQRNKPFLQSVSSTSSGFQSGHTLRVASEFPSTNSAGLSESNWSREPEEQLHLHPALQSWQSSGSGLSAVDGDFFNRATAQQTVILIEQFAFHLFFMVTRIPYQVLGAQCNDLNHEYMTDGISNLSEVVAQYIDSAAVDLKLWPSSEAGGATNALKSSFEQIRKKVQRSLEEVRSGYVPASVGGASYGQIQREADQFSRDVRSHLQLREPHIIFIFDFHRKVAVLNSRWSAGFYKFGVGLNPMEARIFRNEAREFVVVTRTVPNIFTQLYLDAIQAARYHCSRFQLGQYNDSKEFGVQLTFVRFLSDHMKSNLSVPSDGNIQFIKFRVPQDEFYKGNLLQMYEAGLLRIEDLYDENTPSQGRAGTLQEDDDLQKALKLSLQESRSRQSQSAGSLGLEQDMQTSLLGNDGFNEHEIGLAISMSLVESMQTEKGNGLGQLTLKSEETLTFSHQNNGVLKTELQKQENGHQLSTTSQKESINSLVVQGEGVSTTSKQKVASKQKLQSRDSQMASFLSSSGYIPQDPCLHLYCHEFTVGGFIEVSFLRIDVVGRDRVGKTSLTRSLTGQHYISSLSSTQGVEAMNITVSHLKDWKVSKEGEDLTQLCNHFIASNIAERLRSGRNPKGNHLSIISSEISSSNVQVDSVNSKNQETQTTTTLKQLEPTTKTSGSIETQETQECDFTEEFVKKLLSKVKPESPDEISDEVKQLIGQYHRGELSLNCQDHQILVSVFDYGGHTVYQPSHAPFLDGEALKLIVFDASTRLQDSCECSSFIYKEVFELVWGTLHMTNWEIVEEWLSHAFITSQSSSMPGMCLVGTHKDQAQKVSDCLLSEQSEYVRRMVDGKPYEDYILCRENGREFICVDNTLSGKGKETDLDEGIRVLKNVIEKRAVDKTEKVPVRWFQLAMVIRELRSKVQIVSFTDLIHLATQLNLFRGDADLDKAVAFLSRKGVVLHRPVVLFDTHQKSLVIDPQWMTEQFCKVLTIHRKNDINCRFWPDLADLQQKGILTLSFALYLLEGSEEMNQKILKLMESYDLICPFMLPAKRTSGGDASQQLMSSSVESLPVPGLETVEAFFVPSLLRPSKHFLDRDCSQVKEKVTHLWFRLPKCRIPEQLVTRLLAHLVNKYRYLPQLFYRAGVFNVAEGHRLHLVLQNGYLQLSMYIVDCQFDSHSASYCDEARNIVQFKVANTLRVDLPGLEKLQKGYLNEDQNSSVFYKVKKKRSGVRVLKSDDEKVMVTPEMFGLWFKDKKKSEGAGDSDQFEASLRNDKVGHDCFQRTGSSKPNYLSVNVQHLTQDRLKPLLTAVAALLDDEEPWLEKPCPDQPLCGSASAGSAVGQRKGNWRGLWECLLRESPPPILCDSPFKCLLKKWSEEYGDKAIIGSLIEGLRAIRRFDIANLLLWNLGRGNEFYDEINASGNFEVSGHNVAAGFMPSINVYNNHYNYYYCY; this comes from the exons ATGGCTTCGTCTAGCTTTTTTCCTGCTCATGCGGGTACAAAAGACCTTGTAGAGAAATACAAAGGACTTATA GAGAAGGAAATGAGCACTCAAGGGGGACTCACCGTTATTGAGGTGTTTACGAGTGTTGAGGCGTTGGTGCGACTAGCGGACAACATGCTGAAACACGACACGGCaacgcaagaaagcaccaggTTTACTATTAAGAAAG ACACTGTACGAGGTTCTTTTGTGTCCGTACTACGGGATCTGGATGCCATTGATGCG GGAAGTGAGATGGTTGTTTCTTTAACACCACATGGAGCTGCAATAGCACGGTTCTTTTGTCAAGCAATTGTGACGTTTCCCCAGTTTTTGCATATTACAAGGCATATGACTAGCTTGGGTTCACACTTGACTGCTAATCAGGCGCACTCTGTTACTGTACCTCATTCGGAATCCTTACAAAGGAACAAGCCTTTTTTGCAGTCGGTCTCAAGCACATCTTCAGGATTTCAATCTGGACATACTTTAAGAGTTGCTAGCGAATTTCCTTCAACTAATTCTGCAGGCTTGTCAGAAAGCAACTGGTCTAGAGAACCAGAAGAACAGCTACATCTTCATCCAGCATTGCAATCTTGGCAAAGCTCTGGATCAGGTTTATCTGCTGTGGACGGTGACTTTTTTAACAGAGCCACAG CTCAACAAACAGTTATTCTAATCGAACAGTTTGCATTTCATCTGTTTTTTATGGTGACACGCATACCTTATCAAGTACTGGGTGCTCAGTGTAACGATTTGAATCATGAATACATGACAGATGGGATATCAAATCTCTCTGAAGTTGTAGCTCAGTATATTGACTCAGCTGCAGTTGACTTGAAGCTGTGGCCTTCTTCAGAAGCTGGTGGAGCTACTAATGCTTTAAAGTCCTCTTTTGAACAGATCAGGAAGAAAGTTCAACGTAGTCTTGAGGAAGTAAGGTCAGGTTATGTGCCAGCTAGTGTAGGGGGTGCAAGTTATGGACAAATTCAACGAGAAGCAGATCAGTTTTCACGAGATGTTCGAAGTCATCTTCAACTAAGAGAACCACACATTATATTCATATTTGATTTTCATCGAAAAGTTGCCGTTTTGAACTCTCGATGGAGTGCAGGATTTTACAAGTTTGGTGTTGGACTGAATCCAATGGAAGCACGAATATTTAGAAATGAGGCACGAGAATTTGTTGTAGTGACTAGGACTGTTCCTAACATTTTCACTCAACTTTATTTGGATGCCATTCAGGCAGCTCGCTATCACTGTTCTAGATTTCAGTTAGGTCAATACAATGACAGCAAAGAGTTTGGTGTGCAGCTTACATTTGTGCGATTTCTTAGTGACCACATGAAGTCGAATTTGTCAGTCCCAAGTGATGGGAACATACAGTTTATAAAGTTTCGTGTTCCACAGGATGAATTTTACAAAGGCAACTTGTTACAAATGTATGAGGCAGGCCTATTGCGCATTGAAGATTTATATGATGAAAACACGCCTTCGCAGGGAAGAGCTGGAACATTGCAGGAAGATGATGACCTTCAGAAGGCTTTGAAATTGTCCTTGCAAGAGTCACGATCAAGACAGTCTCAGAGTGCAGGTAGTCTAGGTTTAGAGCAAGATATGCAAACCAGTTTGTTGGGTAATGATGGTTTTAATGAACATGAAATTGGTCTGGCAATTAGTATGAGTCTAGTTGAATCAATGCAAACTGAGAAAGGAAATGGTTTGGGTCAGTTGACATTGAAAAGTGAAGAAACATTGACATTTTCTCATCAGAACAATGGTGTACTAAAGACAGAATTacagaaacaagaaaatgGACATCAGCTTAGCACTACATCTCAAAAGGAATCTATAAATAGTTTGGTTGTTCAAGGTGAAGGAGTTTCTACTACTTCAAAACAAAAAGTTGCTTcaaagcagaaattacaaaGTAGGGATAGCCAAATGGCAAgctttctgtcttcttctGGGTACATTCCACAGGATccttgtttgcatttatatTGTCATGAATTTACTGTTGGTGGCTTCATTGAAGTAAGTTTTCTTCGCATTGATGTTGTTGGTCGAGATAGAGTCGGTAAGACAAGTCTGACACGGTCATTGACTGGACAGCATTACATAAGTTCTTTATCAAGCACACAGGGTGTGGAAGCTATGAATATTACTGTTAGTCATTTGAAAGACTGGAAAGTGTCCAAAGAAGGTGAAGACTTAACTCAACTATGTAATCATTTCATTGCTTCAAATATTGCTGAAAGATTGAGGTCAGGACGAAATCCAAAAGGTAATCATCTGTCAATTATCTCTAGTGAGATTTCGAGTTCAAACGTACAGGTGGATTCGGTGAACAGTAAGAATCAAGAGACCCAAACAACGACAACATTGAAACAGCTTGAGCCAACAACCAAAACAAGTGGCAGCATTGAGACTCAAGAGACACAAGAGTGTGACTTTACGGAGGAATTTGTGAAGAAATTGCTATCTAAAGTGAAGCCTGAATCACCAGACGAAATATCTGATGAAGTAAAACAATTGATAGGACAATACCATCGAGGAGAATTATCACTGAACTGTCAAGACCATCAAATTCTTGTGTCAGTGTTTGATTATGGAGGTCATACTGTGTACCAACCCAGCCATGCTCCTTTTTTAGACGGAGAGGCACTGAAATTAATAGTATTTGATGCTTCTACTCGTCTTCAGGATTCTTGTGAATGTTCATCTTTTATATATAAGGAAGTTTTTGAACTTGTTTGGGGCACGCTTCACATGACTAACTGGGAAATTGTGGAAGAATGGTTGTCCCATGCTTTTATAACTTCTCAAAGTAGTAGCATGCCTGGTATGTGCCTTGTTGGAACCCATAAGGACCAAGCTCAAAAGGTTTCAGATTGTTTGCTAAGTGAGCAGTCTGAGTATGTGAGAAGAATGGTAGATGGAAAGCCATATGAAGACTACATTCTTTGTCGTGAAAATGGCAGGGAATTTATTTGTGTTGACAATACACTGTCTGGTAAAGGCAAAGAAACAGATTTGGATGAAGGTATTCGGGTATTGAAGAATGTTATTGAGAAACGGGCTGTTGATAAAACAGAAAAAGTACCAGTTCGATGGTTTCAGCTTGCAATGGTTATCAGAGAACTTAGGAGCAAAGTACAGATTGTGTCTTTTACAGATTTGATACACTTAGCCACTCAGCTGAACTTGTTTAGAGGTGATGCAGACTTGGACAAAGCTGTGGCATTTTTGAGTAGAAAGGGTGTGGTGCTTCATCGACCTGTGGTCTTATTTGATACGCATCAGAAGTCATTAGTCATTGATCCACAATGGATGACTGAACAGTTTTGCAAAGTACTGACAATACACCGGAAAAATGACATTAATTGTAGGTTTTGGCCTGATTTGGCTGATTTGCAGCAGAAAGGCATTCTTACACTTTCTTTTGCATTGTATCTACTCGAAGGCTCAGAAGAAATGAACCAGAAAATACTAAAGTTGATGGAATCATATGATCTTATATGTCCTTTTATGTTGCCAGCAAAAAGAACATCTGGTGGCGATGCATCTCAGCAACTCATGTCTTCTAGTGTTGAGAGCTTGCCTGTTCCAGGTCTAGAGACAGTAGAAGCGTTTTTTGTACCTTCTCTGCTGCGTCCAAGTAAACATTTCCTTGATAGGGATTGTTCACAGGTAAAAGAGAAAGTTACTCACCTCTGGTTTCGTCTTCCGAAATGTCGAATTCCTGAACAACTTGTTACTCGCTTGTTGGCTCATCTAGTGAATAAGTATAGGTATTTGCCACAGCTATTTTATCGAGCAGGTGTGTTCAATGTTGCTGAAGGTCACAGACTTCATTTGGTTTTACAAAATGGATATTTGCAATTGTCAATGTACATAGTTGATTGCCAGTTTGACAGTCACTCTGCCAGTTACTGTGACGAAGCTCGAAATATTGTCCAATTCAAGGTGGCAAACACGTTGAGGGTGGATCTACCTGGTTTAGAAAAGCTACAGAAAGGATATCTTAATGAAGACCAGAATTCTTCTGTCTTTTATAAAGTCAAGAAGAAACGTTCAGGTGTACGTGTGTTGAAGAGTGATGATGAGAAAGTGATGGTCACACCGGAAATGTTTGGTTTATGGTTTAAAGACAAAAAG AAATCAGAAGGGGCAGGAGactctgatcagtttgaagctagtttgagaaatgataAA GTTGGTCATGATTGTTTTCAGAGGACAGGCAGCTCCAAGCCTAATTATCTATCAG TTAATGTGCAACATCTAACCCAAGATCGACTTAAGCCTTTGTTGACGGCTGTTGCAGCACTCCTGGATGACGAGGAACCTTGGCTTGAGAAACCTTGTCCTGACCAACCACTTTGTGGGAGTGCATCAGCTGGCAGTGCTGTTGGACAACGAAAGGGGAACTGGAGGGGATTGTGGGAATGCCTGCTTAGAGAATCTCCTCCACCCATACTTTGTGACAGTCCTTTCAAATGCCTTCTAAAGAAGTGGTCTGAAGAATATGGAGACAAAGCCATCATTGGCAGTTTAATTGAGGGTCTTCGTGCAATACGAAGATTTGATATTgcaaatttgttgttgtggaatCTTGGACGAGGCAACGAATTTTATGATGAAATAAACGCTTCTGGAAACTTTGAAGTGTCAGGACACAATGTTGCTGCTGGCTTTATGCCTTCAATAAATGTTTATAATAAtcattataattattattattgttattag
- the LOC134183467 gene encoding uncharacterized protein K02A2.6-like, producing the protein MFPDGSERPIAYASRSLSGAEKQYAQIEKEALALYWGVKKFRLYLEGHRFTLITDHQPLKFILSPDKAIPVTAAARLQRWSLFLGAFTYDIQYRPTGQHANCDGLSRLPVDDEIPDRTDDTAIFYNSIVDTLPVTAKDIERASRQDRLISQVMEMVQQGGQSLDTEKELIPFNRRRNELITHQGVLMWGSRVVVPTKLRARVLETLHEGHPGMVKMKGLARSFVWWPGIDGDIEREVRHCVGCQENARTPGRGPLHRWEYPAKPWQRLHVDFAGPLDGQMYLLVIDAYSKWPEIFSMRSTVAEETVATLRTLFARLGLPDQVISDNGPQFTSECFRMFMCKNGIRHVTGAPYHPATNGQAERLVQSFKRAMKAEKRERTAQHKLDRFLLSYRNSPQATTGQSPAQLLLGRNIKSRLDLVKPSVEREVNSKLIQNEYRPPKGFAKGQAIWFRNYHLGPKWLVGTVEEQTGPVSYRVATPTRTHRLHADQMRSGPHPEGVPSKDTGSKTEEVALSQPLPGREPVTGQEGETQTQQEMDSRQEAPNECQIPEPPTPVPEGGNATCTRSGRRVLPPARLAEYVTDYAK; encoded by the coding sequence ATGTTTCCGGACGGTAGCGAACGACCCATCGCATATGCTTCCCGTTCTCTAAGCGGGGCGGAGAAACAGTATGCGCAAATAGAGAAGGAGGCGCTTGCACTTTACTGGGGAGTAAAGAAATTCAGACTGTATCTGGAAGGGCACCGGTTTACACTGATCACCGACCATCAACCACTGAAATTTATTTTGAGCCCTGACAAGGCTATTCCAGTCACCGCTGCAGCTCGACTACAACGCTGGAGTTTGTTTCTGGGAGCATTTACATACGACATCCAGTACCGGCCAACAGGGCAACATGCCAACTGTGATGGACTATCACGACTACCTGTGGATGACGAGATTCCAGATCGAACAGATGATACAGCCATTTTTTACAATAGCATTGTGGATACCTTGCCGGTTACAGCAAAAGATATTGAAAGGGCAAGCAGACAAGACCGCCTCATATCTCAGGTCATGGAGATGGTGCAGCAAGGAGGGCAGTCACTGGATACAGAAAAGGAACTGATCCCGTTCAACAGGAGGAGAAACGAATTGATTACACATCAGGGGGTCCTGATGTGGGGATCTCGAGTGGTGGTACCAACCAAGCTTAGAGCAAGGGTGTTGGAAACCTTGCATGAGGGCCATCCCGGGATGGTGAAAATGAAGGGTTTAGCTCGGTCATTCGTGTGGTGGCCGGGCATAGATGGAGACATTGAAAGAGAGGTTCGACACTGTGTAGGATGTCAAGAGAATGCGAGGACACCTGGTAGAGGGCCGCTCCATAGATGGGAGTACCCAGCTAAACCTTGGCAGAGGCTGCACGTAGATTTTGCAGGACCCCTCGACGGACAGATGTATCTTTTGGTCATCGATGCATACAGCAAATGGCCTGAAATTTTTTCCATGAGAAGCACCGTGGCTGAGGAGACAGTGGCAACTTTGCGGACATTGTTTGCTCGGTTGGGCCTACCTGACCAAGTAATATCAGATAACGGTCCACAGTTTACATCAGAGTGTTTCAGAATGTTCATGTGCAAGAATGGTATTCGACATGTCACGGGGGCACCATATCATCCCGCGACGAATGGTCAGGCGGAGCGTTTGGTGCAATCATTCAAGAGAGCCATGAAAGCAGAGAAAAGGGAGAgaacagcacaacacaaactggATAGGTTTTTGCTTTCATATCGGAACTCCCCTCAGGCCACTACGGGACAGAGTCCGGCTCAGCTTTTGTTGGGTAGAAACATCAAGTCAAGACTGGACTTGGTTAAACCAAGTGTGGAACGGGAAGtcaacagcaaactgatacAAAACGAATATCGTCCGCCAAAGGGTTTTGCCAAAGGACAAGCGATCTGGTTTAGAAATTACCATCTGGGCCCCAAGTGGCTTGTCGGAACCGTCGAGGAGCAAACTGGACCGGTGTCCTACAGAGTGGCAACGCCTACCAGAACACACAGGTTACACGCGGACCAAATGAGATCAGGGCCACATCCTGAGGGAGTCCCTAGCAAGGATACAGGTTCAAAGACAGAAGAGGTAGCGTTGTCTCAGCCATTACCAGGGCGAGAGCCAGTAACTGGGCAAGAGGgggaaacacagacacaacaagaAATGGACAGCAGACAGGAAGCTCCTAACGAATGTCAGATACCAGAGCCACCCACACCAGTACCAGAAGGAGGAAATGCCACATGTACCAGGTCAGGGCGGAGAGTACTACCACCCGCTCGCTTGGCAGAATATGTTACGGACTATGCAAAGTGA
- the LOC134176512 gene encoding uncharacterized protein LOC134176512: MTKEAAEAIHRSAEIYNDEDMLLLTRVSKDFVALEIQYHRSCYSEYTPRKKLTAAQKVASGVAGQGDKGTIYELAFTSLAEVVEERIIHQHEVLGLSCVTLMYERTLMDLDSDIQPGQYRSERLKRRLENHFGDRLEFGKSSHRKIKSVGFLVYASDISRARLIEFYYTRLSQTEDEDGSSAADIDIDWTAPRDSQTDVADAFHTAACLRNVMLDIPSSPWPPGPQDLENSDVVRSVPAALFNFLAWLVVGPEKSENELSSAFSSHLTVTSPYHKRRILSIAQDIIFCCMTGRVKPPKHLSLPVTVHHLTGSTQLVQLLNRFGHAISVSRLQRLETAIAQNRLSRNSQLPSNIISNVPAVFCWDNNDIMEETRTGAGTTHCTNGIVIQRSSRNCDVAVPLPKGPSKPHPSPVELDHYNAQCGSKKRSYFD, from the exons ATGACTAAGGAAGCTGCCGAAGCAATACATAGATCTGCGGAAATTTACAACGACGAGGACATGCTGCTTCTAACTCGTGTCTCTAAAGACTTTGTTGCTTTGGAAATTCAGTACCACCGATCCTGCTACTCAGAATACACCCCTAGGAAGAAACTGACTGCAGCACAGAAAGTTGCATCAGGTGTAGCAGGACAAGGTGACAAGGGCACCATTTATGAGTTAGCTTTCACTAGTCTTGCTGAGGTTGTTGAAGAGCGAATCATCCATCAACATGAAGTATTAGGTCTGTCGTGTGTGACGTTGATGTATGAGCGTACTTTGATGGATTTGGATTCAGATATCCAACCTGGTCAGTACCGTAGTGAAAGGTTAAAGCGTCGTCTCGAGAACCATTTTGGTGACCGGTTAGAGTTTGGGAAGTCTAGCCATCGCAAAATCAAGTCTGTTGGCTTTCTTGTGTATGCTTCTGACATCTCCCGTGCTCGCCTTATAGAGTTTTACTACACGCGTCTTTCTCAAACAGAGGATGAAGATGGTTCTTCAGCTGCAGATATTGATATAGATTGGACTGCGCCAAGAGATTCGCAAACAGATGTTGCGGATGCGTTCCACACAGCCGCCTGTCTGAGGAACGTCATGTTAGATATCCCCTCTAGTCCATGGCCACCAGGACCACAAGATCTCGAAAATTCGGACGTCGTTCGATCGGTTCCTGCCGCCTTGTTCAACTTTCTTGCTTGGCTTGTCGTAG GTCCTGAAAAGAGTGAAAATGAATTATCATCTGCTTTCTCTTCTCATCTCACTGTTACTTCACCTTACCATAAACGCCGTATATTGTCCATAGCTCAAGATATTATTTTTTGCTGTATGACTGGAAGAGTTAAGCCACCGAAACACCTGTCTTTGCCAGTCACTGTTCACCATTTGACTGGCAGCACTCAGCTTGTACAACTACTAAATCGTTTTGGCCATGCTATTAGCGTATCTCGGCTTCAGCGGCTGGAAACAGCTATTGCACAAAATCGGTTGTCAAGAAACTCTCAACTCCCTTCAAATATCATCTCAAATGTCCCAGCCGTGTTTTGTTGGGACAACAATGATATCATGGAAGAGACGCGTACCGGAGCTGGAACCACCCATTGCACTAATGGAATAGTTATACAACGATCTTCTCGCAATTGCGACGTAGCCGTACCGTTGCCAAAAGGGCCATCAAAGCCGCACCCTTCGCCTGTGGAGCTTGATCACTACAATGCGCAATGCGGGTCGAAGAAAAGGTCCTACTTCGACTGA